AAGTTTCTCTCGGTAGGGTTCATTGCTTTTAGGCAAAGTTGATTGTTCTTTTGGTGCAACCTACTCCTTCCGGtatcttttaattgactcagagtTTTTTTTCTTTCGAGATTACACCTTGCAAGGTGTACTAATCACATAAAAGAAAGAGCAATAAAGCCCGAGCCACAAGTATAACAACCAACAGGGGGTGGCAGCTCCCATACAACACGAAGACCTAATCTCCATCCCTTCGCGAAAAAGAAAGAGGCTCAGGGAATCCAGAGGGCTCCGAGCGAAAAAGCCTAGCTACACGCCACCTCTGGGACTCCTCCCTGATCTTATGTCCAATGTCCATCGCCGCCGAGGTGGTGTCATTGAACACTATGTTGTTCCGATGTCTCCAGATACACCAGAAGACTAAGATGACCGCCACCCACATGTCCCTCTGCACGACTCTGGGGCAGATGAGCGAGGTCCATTAGTGCACAATCTCGATGCCAGTATCGGGCATCCACTCAACCTTGTCCCACCGCGTCAACGTCCAATCCCAGACCTCACAATTTAGTACaaatttgtactaaatttgagttaaTTAAAAAGGATTGGAGAGTAACTTAGTAGCTCATAAAAACATGAGTGTTGCAAGTTTCAATGGTTTTAGAAATAGAATCGGGGCTAGGCCTTCTttctaaaaaataaaataaaaacatgcactTAAACATTTGCCCCAAAGCATATGCTGCATTTTTTCAGTGCACCAGAAGATCCCAACGGTACGTTCACTACCCTGGCTCGTGTCGTCTGGGTCCAAAAACCAATCAACCTAAATTCATCGCAGCACCACCCTAAAACAAACCCAACCCAACCAAACCCAGGCCGGCGCCCCTTTTTCCGCCTCGCCGCGCACACGCGGACGCATGCGCGGCCACACCATAACGAGCCGGAAGTAGCCCCCCGGCCCGGCAATGTCGGCGCTCCTCCCGCCGCCCCACGGGCCGCACGCCGCCGGGGACGCCAAGAAGACCGACCTCGCCGGCAGGAACACCCCCTTCTGCGGCGCCGGGGACCACCACCACCCCAAGAAGCCCCGCGGCGGGCCCTCCGCCGCCAAGCTCGCGCTCGCCTCCTTCCTCTTCGTCGGCGCCCTCTTCGCCCTTGACGCCTACCTCGCCGGCGCTGGCGCCGACCGCCCGCTGCGCCACCAGTACCAACATTACCTCGGCCGCGGCGGAGGCGGCAGCAGCCGCGCCGAGAGCGAGAGCGAGAGCAAGAGCGCCTCGCCTTCCTGGCTCTCCGTGCCGAGCCCCACCAACTTCACCGAGGACCTCCTCGCCCGCTGGCTCACCCCGGGGGGCTCCCGGTGCCGCGACGCCCGCACGGCCAACATCTCCGTCCCGCTCCTCGACGGCGCCGAGCTCAGCGCCGCCGAGATTCACGAGTTCAGGTTCTGGGCGCTGGACGACGCCGGCGCGCGCCGCTGCCTCGGCGGGGACTTCTTCGAGATCGACCTCGCCGGGGAGGCCTGGAAGTCACGGCCCCCCGTCGTGGACCGCGGCGACGGCTCCTACACCTTCCGCCTCCAGGTCGCGCCCCGCTTCGCGGCCGACAACAAGTTCCGCCTCACCATCGTGCTCCTCTTCCGCAGCTTCGAGGGCCTCAAGTTCTCCTCGGCCAGGTTCAGCTACCACACCGAGCTCCGCCGCATCCCCTTACTCTTCCGCCCCGGGAACGCGTCGCTCCCCGCGCTGGAGACCTGCCGCGCCGCCGACTTCCGCCGCGACGTCTGGTCCGGCCGCTGGACGCGGCTCGCCAGGAACGACAACTGCGAGGACGTGGACGACGCGGGCCGGTACCGGTGCCTGGAGCCGGACCACCCGTGCGAGGCGCCGTGGTGCGAGGGGCCGCTGGGCGCGCTGGAGAGCAACGGCTGGGTCTACTCGGCGCACTGCTCCTTCAAGCTCTTCACGGCCGACGCGGCGTGGCGGTGCCTCGACGGCAAGTGGCTCTTCTTCTGGGGGGATTCCAACCACGTCGACACCATCCGGAACCTGCTGGCCTTCGTTCTCGGCGTCGAGGACACCTCCGCCGTGACGCGCCGCTTCGATGCGGTGTTCACCAACCCCAGCGGCGAGCCCGGCACCGTGCGGATCACCAGCATCTACAACGGCCACTGGAACATGAGCATGAACTACCTCGGCCTGCATTCGCTGCGGCACAGGGGGTTCCGGCAGCTTGTCCGGTCATACTTCATGGGCGGTGACCGCGTCCCGGATGCTGTCGTCCTCAACTCCGGCCTCCACGATGGCTGCTACTGGAGCAGCTTCCGCGCCTACGTGCAGGCCACCGAGTTCGCCGCGCAGTTCTGGTCCGGCGTCATGGCCAAAGTGCGGTCGCGCGGGCTCGCCGCGCCGAGGGTGTTCTACCGGACAACGGTTGCCACCGGCGGGTACGCCCGGGACCtggcgttcaacccaaacaagatGGAGCTGTTCAACGGCGTGCTCGTGGAGAGGCTGAGGCAGCATGGCGTGCTCACGGGCGGGGTGATCGACA
This Lolium perenne isolate Kyuss_39 chromosome 1, Kyuss_2.0, whole genome shotgun sequence DNA region includes the following protein-coding sequences:
- the LOC127315205 gene encoding uncharacterized protein, yielding MSALLPPPHGPHAAGDAKKTDLAGRNTPFCGAGDHHHPKKPRGGPSAAKLALASFLFVGALFALDAYLAGAGADRPLRHQYQHYLGRGGGGSSRAESESESKSASPSWLSVPSPTNFTEDLLARWLTPGGSRCRDARTANISVPLLDGAELSAAEIHEFRFWALDDAGARRCLGGDFFEIDLAGEAWKSRPPVVDRGDGSYTFRLQVAPRFAADNKFRLTIVLLFRSFEGLKFSSARFSYHTELRRIPLLFRPGNASLPALETCRAADFRRDVWSGRWTRLARNDNCEDVDDAGRYRCLEPDHPCEAPWCEGPLGALESNGWVYSAHCSFKLFTADAAWRCLDGKWLFFWGDSNHVDTIRNLLAFVLGVEDTSAVTRRFDAVFTNPSGEPGTVRITSIYNGHWNMSMNYLGLHSLRHRGFRQLVRSYFMGGDRVPDAVVLNSGLHDGCYWSSFRAYVQATEFAAQFWSGVMAKVRSRGLAAPRVFYRTTVATGGYARDLAFNPNKMELFNGVLVERLRQHGVLTGGVIDNFDMTFPWHYDNRCNDGVHYGRAPAKLVWRDGKIGHQYFVDLMLGHVLLNAICNG